Proteins encoded within one genomic window of Dyadobacter chenhuakuii:
- a CDS encoding SusC/RagA family TonB-linked outer membrane protein: MSKTVQIHHALQKIMRITLYQAILAIVVSTFVQANDVRGQRVLEQKVTLRLANAEIDKALEKIENVTKVKFMYNPQIFNAQKYTFKFQDEALSDVLGKILAPHKVTYEVVQDRIILKRETAASETGSSSKEAPKRNVTGVVTDETGAGLPGVSVLVKGTQRGTSSDAEGKFTMDIPDAEAASAVLIFSFVGYTPQEVAVGTQTTITVQLAPEAKALNEVVVTALGISKEKKALAYAVTEVKGSEFTQARENNVANALTGKIAGVNATGMSTGPGGSSRIIIRGNGSLSGNNQPLYVINGMPMDNSVPGGGNASDGNGNNTDRGDGIGGINPDDIESISVLKGGPAAALYGARAGNGVILITTKKGRAQKGIGVEFNSNFTTENLAIIPDWQYEFGQGVDGVKPLTQTQAKSSGRLSYGARMDGTDVIQFDGQMRPYSPQKDNLKNFYRTGTNYINSIAFTGGNDKINFRFGLNNTKSNSIVPNSDFTRRIANLNVNAFLGKKLSIETVVQYNIEDGHNRPKVGYADYNPHWATHLIANTVDIRSLSPGYDAVTGKELEWNPVPAAPNPYFVINKFKNDDRKNRFLGQANIRYDILDNLFIKGSVSQDYYNFKYEFIVPTANAFEPLGKYESNSTTSSETNGMLTLNYNKEFENFSFSALLGGNTQRSIYDEMAYRGAEFTIPGFYSFTNLATTTTTPRYLKSGINSVFGSVDLGYKGLAYLTMSGRQDWFSVLNKSNNSIFYPAVGGTVILSEAIDMPSAISFAKVRASWAQVGAVNVDPYRIYQSYQMAQGGHNGRPVQQLASALVPNPDLRPLTSTTYEAGLEARFLNNRFGLDLTFYNRKTTNDIVQSNIASSSGYTQALLNVGELSNKGVELLLTATPLRKNNFTWDISYNMAYNQSKIVKLADNLKTLSIGLGVGGGMINNVVGGTYGEVWGYNKKTDGNGNVVFNTASGYAVRGDLEKLGNGIPPLTMGITNNFKYKNFSLNILIDGKFGSVVYSNMYQYAYRFGLPKETLPGRETGVTVTGVTPEGAPFTKTWEKKDVDTYYDNDKNYTGIFTFNNDFVKLRQVILSYNLNVSKMSFLKLQSASVSLVGRNLLLLYKDKRNNYFDPESSYTNGNAQGLEAFGVPRTRSLGVNLTVKF; this comes from the coding sequence ATGTCAAAAACAGTACAAATTCATCATGCTTTACAGAAAATCATGCGCATTACGCTGTATCAAGCTATCCTCGCTATCGTCGTCAGCACATTCGTGCAAGCCAATGACGTACGCGGTCAGCGGGTTTTAGAACAAAAAGTAACGCTGCGTTTAGCCAATGCCGAAATTGACAAGGCACTGGAAAAAATTGAGAATGTGACCAAGGTTAAGTTTATGTATAACCCGCAGATTTTCAATGCACAGAAATATACATTCAAATTCCAGGACGAAGCATTATCCGATGTGCTGGGCAAAATCCTCGCTCCGCACAAAGTGACTTACGAAGTGGTGCAGGACCGTATCATTCTGAAACGCGAAACGGCAGCCTCTGAAACAGGATCTTCCTCCAAAGAAGCACCGAAACGCAATGTTACAGGTGTGGTTACGGATGAAACGGGCGCGGGTCTTCCGGGTGTAAGTGTTTTGGTAAAAGGCACCCAGCGCGGAACATCTTCGGACGCGGAAGGAAAATTTACGATGGACATTCCGGATGCAGAAGCAGCGTCAGCAGTGCTGATTTTCAGCTTTGTAGGTTACACGCCACAAGAAGTTGCAGTCGGAACGCAGACAACCATTACGGTTCAGCTTGCTCCTGAAGCGAAAGCATTGAACGAGGTTGTTGTAACGGCTTTGGGTATTTCCAAAGAGAAAAAAGCACTTGCCTATGCAGTGACCGAAGTAAAAGGTTCTGAATTCACACAGGCCCGCGAAAACAACGTTGCGAATGCATTGACAGGTAAAATCGCCGGTGTAAATGCAACGGGGATGTCGACAGGACCGGGCGGATCGAGCCGGATTATCATTCGTGGTAATGGTTCTTTGAGCGGAAACAACCAGCCTTTGTATGTGATCAATGGTATGCCGATGGACAACAGCGTTCCGGGCGGTGGCAATGCTTCTGACGGAAATGGTAACAATACCGACCGCGGGGACGGAATCGGCGGGATTAACCCGGACGATATTGAATCGATCAGCGTTTTGAAAGGCGGACCGGCAGCAGCTTTGTACGGTGCTCGTGCGGGTAATGGTGTTATTTTGATCACAACTAAAAAAGGTCGCGCGCAAAAAGGCATTGGTGTGGAATTCAACAGCAACTTTACAACAGAGAACCTTGCGATCATTCCGGACTGGCAATATGAGTTCGGGCAAGGTGTGGACGGTGTAAAACCACTGACGCAAACGCAGGCAAAAAGCTCAGGACGCTTGTCATATGGCGCAAGAATGGACGGCACGGATGTGATCCAGTTTGACGGCCAGATGCGCCCCTATTCACCTCAGAAAGACAATCTTAAGAACTTTTACAGAACGGGAACGAACTACATTAACTCCATTGCCTTCACAGGTGGAAATGACAAGATCAACTTTCGTTTTGGTCTGAACAATACAAAATCAAACAGCATTGTCCCTAACTCGGACTTCACGAGAAGGATTGCGAATTTGAACGTAAATGCATTTTTGGGTAAAAAACTGAGCATCGAAACGGTTGTTCAATACAACATTGAAGACGGCCACAACCGTCCGAAAGTGGGTTATGCAGATTACAACCCGCACTGGGCAACACATTTGATCGCCAACACGGTGGATATCAGAAGCCTTTCTCCTGGTTATGACGCCGTTACAGGCAAAGAATTGGAATGGAACCCGGTTCCGGCTGCACCAAACCCTTATTTTGTCATTAATAAATTCAAAAACGACGACCGTAAAAATCGCTTTCTGGGACAGGCCAACATTCGTTACGATATCCTTGATAACCTGTTCATCAAAGGAAGCGTGAGCCAGGATTACTACAATTTCAAATACGAATTCATCGTGCCCACGGCCAATGCTTTCGAACCGCTTGGAAAATACGAATCCAACAGTACGACTTCGTCTGAAACCAACGGCATGCTGACATTGAACTATAACAAGGAGTTTGAAAATTTCAGCTTCTCGGCATTACTCGGCGGTAACACGCAGCGCAGCATTTACGACGAAATGGCTTACAGAGGCGCGGAGTTCACAATTCCAGGCTTTTACAGCTTTACCAACCTTGCAACGACAACAACGACGCCAAGATATTTGAAAAGCGGCATTAACTCGGTGTTTGGATCGGTGGATTTGGGTTACAAAGGATTGGCTTACCTGACCATGTCGGGCAGACAGGACTGGTTTTCTGTTTTGAACAAATCTAACAACAGCATTTTTTATCCCGCAGTTGGTGGAACGGTGATTCTTTCTGAGGCTATTGATATGCCTTCGGCGATCAGTTTTGCCAAAGTGCGTGCTTCATGGGCGCAGGTGGGTGCTGTAAACGTTGATCCTTACCGGATTTACCAAAGCTATCAAATGGCACAAGGCGGTCACAATGGTCGTCCGGTGCAGCAATTGGCTTCGGCATTGGTTCCTAACCCTGATTTGCGTCCGCTTACTTCCACCACTTATGAAGCTGGTTTGGAAGCACGTTTCCTGAACAACCGTTTTGGTCTTGACCTTACTTTTTACAATCGTAAGACCACTAATGACATTGTGCAAAGCAACATTGCATCGTCATCAGGATATACGCAGGCACTTTTGAATGTGGGCGAACTGAGCAACAAAGGCGTTGAGCTTTTGCTGACTGCAACTCCGCTTCGCAAGAATAATTTTACGTGGGATATCAGCTACAACATGGCTTACAACCAAAGCAAGATCGTGAAACTGGCTGATAACCTGAAAACATTAAGCATTGGACTTGGTGTAGGCGGCGGTATGATCAATAACGTTGTCGGCGGGACTTACGGAGAAGTTTGGGGTTACAACAAGAAAACGGACGGCAACGGAAATGTGGTTTTCAACACAGCCAGCGGATATGCCGTAAGAGGTGATCTGGAAAAACTAGGCAATGGTATTCCTCCGTTGACGATGGGTATCACGAACAATTTCAAATACAAAAACTTCTCGCTGAACATCCTGATCGATGGTAAATTCGGAAGCGTGGTTTACTCCAACATGTATCAGTATGCGTATCGTTTTGGTTTGCCAAAAGAAACATTGCCAGGCCGCGAAACGGGTGTAACGGTAACGGGCGTAACGCCTGAGGGTGCTCCTTTTACCAAAACCTGGGAGAAAAAGGATGTGGATACTTATTATGACAATGACAAAAACTACACGGGAATCTTCACTTTCAACAACGATTTCGTGAAGCTGCGCCAGGTGATTTTGAGCTACAACCTGAATGTGAGCAAAATGTCATTCCTGAAACTGCAATCTGCTTCGGTGTCGCTGGTTGGCCGTAACCTGCTGCTGCTTTACAAAGACAAGCGCAACAATTATTTCGATCCGGAATCGAGCTATACTAATGGCAATGCGCAAGGTCTGGAAGCATTCGGGGTTCCAAGAACGAGGAGTTTGGGTGTGAACCTTACAGTGAAGTTTTAA
- a CDS encoding FecR family protein, protein MHNYRNFLPEELAADPSFRRWTLFNDPEEDIFWAEWLELNPDKKELVAKAKYFLNNTKSAFDQISEDEIANEIYRLSHSIGENKAKKSGIRKLFRPNWYNMAASVLLLMFAGWWFNKQTPSQQQSDQYKVILSQIKEPLVKAENVTDKAQLIVLADGSSVLLQPNSRITYPSRFEGNKREVFLSGEAFFEVAKNPDKPFYVYAHTLATKVLGTSFKVSAFEGDKEVKVVVKTGKVSVFPMTKEAIATQQADDKLGGMVLTPNQQIVFAPKELRLTRSLIPDPKLLELPIQSQSFEFKGTPITDVFETLEKSYGVKIIHDADVMKDCYLTASLSDEPLFEKINLICKTIGAQYEQLDASIIITSKGCY, encoded by the coding sequence ATGCACAATTACCGCAATTTTCTTCCGGAGGAACTCGCAGCCGATCCATCGTTCAGACGCTGGACGTTGTTTAACGATCCCGAAGAAGACATTTTCTGGGCTGAATGGCTTGAACTTAATCCGGATAAAAAAGAGCTTGTAGCAAAAGCAAAATACTTTCTGAATAACACCAAATCGGCATTTGACCAGATTTCCGAAGATGAAATTGCAAATGAGATTTACCGGCTTTCACATTCGATTGGCGAAAATAAGGCGAAGAAATCGGGTATAAGAAAGCTTTTCAGGCCCAATTGGTATAATATGGCGGCTTCCGTATTGCTGCTGATGTTTGCGGGATGGTGGTTTAACAAGCAAACGCCTTCACAACAGCAGTCAGACCAGTATAAGGTGATCCTGAGCCAGATTAAGGAGCCGTTGGTGAAGGCTGAGAATGTGACGGACAAGGCGCAGCTGATCGTTTTGGCGGATGGAAGCTCGGTGCTTTTGCAACCCAATAGCCGTATTACCTACCCTTCCAGGTTCGAAGGAAATAAGAGAGAAGTGTTCCTGAGCGGGGAAGCGTTTTTTGAAGTTGCCAAGAATCCGGACAAACCCTTCTATGTATACGCACATACACTGGCGACCAAAGTGTTAGGCACCAGTTTCAAAGTGAGCGCATTTGAAGGCGATAAGGAAGTGAAGGTTGTAGTAAAAACAGGAAAAGTTTCTGTATTTCCGATGACCAAAGAAGCCATCGCAACGCAGCAGGCGGACGATAAGCTTGGTGGAATGGTGTTAACACCAAATCAACAGATCGTATTCGCCCCCAAAGAGTTACGCCTCACACGTAGCCTGATTCCGGACCCGAAACTGCTTGAATTACCGATCCAGAGCCAGTCATTTGAATTCAAAGGCACGCCTATTACCGATGTTTTTGAGACGCTGGAAAAATCTTATGGCGTGAAGATCATTCACGATGCCGATGTAATGAAGGATTGCTATCTGACCGCATCCCTTTCCGACGAACCGCTTTTTGAAAAAATAAACCTGATCTGTAAAACGATAGGCGCCCAATATGAACAGCTGGATGCCAGCATTATCATTACCAGCAAAGGTTGTTACTAA
- a CDS encoding type II toxin-antitoxin system HicB family antitoxin, with product MKFTVLISKGEEFLIGRIKEIPSVMTQGETINEVMENISDALSLYAQDSFESLPQDDQFIEDEIYGAIISTKELEFA from the coding sequence ATGAAATTCACAGTATTAATATCAAAGGGCGAGGAATTCCTGATCGGACGCATCAAGGAAATTCCATCTGTCATGACGCAAGGAGAAACCATCAACGAAGTGATGGAAAACATCAGCGACGCGCTCAGTCTATATGCCCAGGATTCTTTCGAGAGTTTGCCACAAGATGATCAATTCATTGAGGATGAGATCTATGGCGCAATTATCTCTACGAAAGAATTAGAATTTGCCTGA
- a CDS encoding type II toxin-antitoxin system HicA family toxin, protein MSIKRNELIRHLENHSCYLKRNGAKHDLYSNVLNSKQTTIPRHPKIDKHLCEAICKQLGIEKI, encoded by the coding sequence ATGTCAATAAAAAGAAACGAACTAATCAGGCATCTTGAAAATCACAGTTGTTACTTAAAAAGAAACGGGGCAAAACATGATCTTTACTCCAATGTCCTCAACAGCAAACAAACCACAATTCCGCGGCATCCTAAGATTGACAAGCACCTTTGCGAGGCGATATGTAAGCAATTGGGGATTGAAAAAATCTGA
- a CDS encoding RNA polymerase sigma factor — protein sequence MNKRQRIAEENVILLNLWQQSQAGDSLAFCQLADKQYRTLFNYATSFTSDREFIKDSIQELLIHIWEKRETIHIQFVSIYFLKALRNQLLQEFRKNNPANSLLDIEEVGQMSDYQTVETQIEQSEIYSENQIKVRSAIEELPRRQKEAVFLKYFEGMDNEQIADLMQVNRQSVANLLFKAISSLKTHIRAVTSLMLLVFVNNG from the coding sequence TTGAACAAACGACAACGCATCGCTGAGGAGAATGTAATTCTTCTGAATCTCTGGCAACAATCCCAGGCCGGGGACAGTCTTGCATTTTGTCAGCTTGCCGATAAGCAATATCGCACGCTGTTCAACTACGCCACCAGCTTCACGTCGGACCGGGAATTTATCAAGGATTCCATTCAGGAATTGCTGATCCACATTTGGGAAAAGCGCGAGACAATTCACATTCAGTTTGTTTCCATTTACTTTCTGAAAGCGCTTCGCAATCAGTTGCTGCAAGAATTCCGGAAAAACAATCCGGCCAATTCACTGCTGGACATTGAAGAAGTTGGGCAGATGTCAGATTATCAGACTGTCGAAACGCAGATTGAGCAAAGTGAAATATACTCTGAAAACCAGATTAAAGTACGCTCGGCCATAGAAGAACTTCCACGCCGCCAGAAAGAAGCCGTTTTCCTCAAATATTTCGAAGGAATGGATAATGAGCAAATTGCAGACCTCATGCAAGTCAACCGCCAATCCGTCGCCAACCTCCTCTTCAAAGCCATATCCTCTCTAAAAACCCATATCCGCGCAGTAACAAGCCTGATGCTGCTGGTTTTTGTGAATAATGGTTAG
- a CDS encoding RidA family protein — MMSERRSILKKLFASVAGVAGIGVASKAIAETPAAPAPEKEVGDVVMYQDVPLFSGHTKFNNMVFIAGKGAHFEGDITAHTKHVLDELEKELIKAGSSMEKVLKCSVFLNDLNDYKAMNEAYKGRFGSKPPCRTTVAVYGGVPGDSLVEIDCIAYI, encoded by the coding sequence ATCATGTCCGAAAGAAGATCAATCCTTAAAAAATTATTCGCCTCAGTTGCCGGAGTAGCCGGAATTGGCGTTGCTTCCAAAGCAATCGCAGAAACGCCTGCTGCGCCAGCGCCCGAAAAGGAAGTCGGTGATGTTGTTATGTATCAGGATGTTCCCTTGTTTTCAGGCCATACCAAGTTCAATAATATGGTGTTCATTGCCGGCAAAGGCGCCCACTTCGAAGGCGATATCACCGCCCACACCAAGCACGTCCTGGACGAACTGGAAAAAGAATTGATCAAAGCCGGTTCTTCAATGGAGAAAGTGTTGAAATGCAGTGTTTTCCTGAACGATTTGAATGACTATAAGGCAATGAATGAGGCTTACAAAGGCCGTTTCGGCTCAAAACCGCCTTGCCGGACGACGGTGGCTGTTTATGGTGGAGTGCCGGGGGACTCGTTGGTGGAGATTGATTGTATTGCTTATATCTAG
- a CDS encoding PQQ-dependent sugar dehydrogenase: MLTISRYFKPKVAALLLATIAGHAFAQPKETVTSTPKSLRDDITIEHYMKIEPEAVRIIQHPVTGEIYYTTFFGDVLKIVTNNGQPESKKILSAEDHGITRLQGAAFKGNTLFLAGNINVNNNKGNKGRMVRYELKAGVDTNSTEKPAMTVVFNTVEYGANKTTFDHGWNALEISPDGKYIFVNTGARTDHGEVQDNGGEYPNARDNALTANIFRFPIDAKDLLLSTDTQKLKADGYLYAEGIRNAYDMAFDPKGNLFAVSNSGDYDHSEDMFWVRKGHHYGFPWVMGGIDNPQQFPDYQPNPDTDPFLSKFAFAWLMKYFHNDPNFPKRPAGVKFSPGVQNMGPDANEYRDRKTGQVYDGDSTGVGVSTFNAHSSPLGLFFDTKNTLGKDLTGDGFVIRYTGGPRNGVANPSPLRKQGRDLLHLEMAYDKASDNYKVKTTRIIDGFTSPTDALLVGNTLYIIEYGGKQGGNKSGGSIWKVTLPANEKMAKKSKKKRS, translated from the coding sequence ATGCTGACTATTAGCCGTTATTTCAAACCCAAAGTCGCTGCATTGCTGCTTGCCACCATTGCAGGACATGCATTTGCGCAGCCCAAAGAAACCGTCACAAGCACGCCGAAATCACTGCGCGACGACATTACCATTGAGCACTACATGAAAATTGAGCCGGAAGCGGTGCGGATCATTCAGCATCCGGTCACGGGGGAAATTTATTATACGACGTTCTTTGGCGATGTATTAAAGATCGTCACCAACAACGGTCAGCCCGAAAGTAAGAAAATCCTCAGCGCCGAAGACCACGGCATTACGCGCTTGCAAGGTGCGGCATTCAAAGGGAATACATTGTTTTTGGCAGGAAACATTAATGTCAACAACAACAAAGGGAACAAAGGCCGCATGGTTCGTTATGAGCTGAAAGCTGGCGTAGATACGAACTCAACTGAAAAGCCTGCGATGACGGTTGTTTTCAATACGGTGGAATATGGTGCCAACAAAACGACATTTGACCACGGTTGGAACGCGTTGGAAATCAGTCCGGATGGCAAATATATTTTCGTAAACACCGGCGCCAGAACGGATCACGGCGAAGTGCAGGACAACGGCGGTGAATATCCAAATGCGCGCGATAATGCATTAACAGCCAACATCTTCCGCTTCCCGATCGATGCCAAAGACTTGCTGCTTTCCACCGATACACAAAAATTAAAAGCCGACGGCTATCTCTACGCAGAAGGCATCCGCAATGCATATGACATGGCTTTTGATCCGAAAGGAAATCTGTTCGCAGTCTCCAATTCAGGTGATTACGACCATTCCGAAGATATGTTCTGGGTGCGCAAGGGCCATCATTACGGTTTTCCGTGGGTTATGGGCGGCATCGATAATCCGCAGCAATTTCCAGATTATCAACCCAATCCGGACACCGATCCTTTCCTGAGCAAATTTGCTTTTGCCTGGCTGATGAAGTATTTTCACAATGACCCAAATTTCCCGAAACGCCCCGCGGGCGTGAAGTTCAGCCCAGGCGTGCAGAACATGGGCCCGGACGCCAACGAGTACCGCGACCGCAAAACCGGCCAGGTCTACGACGGCGATTCCACGGGCGTGGGCGTAAGCACATTCAACGCGCACTCCTCCCCGCTTGGGTTGTTTTTTGATACTAAAAATACGCTGGGCAAAGACCTTACCGGTGACGGTTTTGTCATCCGTTACACGGGCGGACCAAGAAACGGGGTCGCTAATCCAAGTCCGCTAAGGAAGCAAGGACGGGATTTGTTACACCTCGAAATGGCCTACGACAAAGCCTCAGACAATTACAAAGTTAAAACCACCCGCATCATCGACGGTTTTACTTCGCCTACGGATGCATTGCTTGTTGGCAATACGCTTTACATTATCGAGTACGGCGGCAAGCAGGGCGGAAATAAATCGGGCGGAAGCATTTGGAAAGTGACGCTGCCTGCGAACGAGAAAATGGCTAAAAAGAGCAAGAAAAAAAGATCATAA
- a CDS encoding c-type cytochrome, giving the protein MFKNKILAANFIVLAGIILTGFSSGPFNPHVSQDPWKAPAWADTLKSPYHEEPLTLAQGEELFTLYCATCHGDAGYGDGAAGGALGQKPANFHDTLVKAQSDGAIFWKISTGRGNMPPFKDVFTDEQRWQLVAYIRHLGKTE; this is encoded by the coding sequence ATGTTTAAAAATAAGATTTTAGCCGCAAATTTTATCGTTTTAGCCGGAATTATTCTGACTGGATTTTCTTCCGGGCCTTTCAATCCGCACGTCAGCCAGGATCCCTGGAAAGCACCCGCCTGGGCCGACACACTGAAAAGTCCCTATCACGAGGAACCGCTGACATTGGCGCAGGGCGAAGAACTTTTCACACTTTACTGCGCCACCTGCCACGGCGACGCTGGTTATGGTGACGGCGCAGCGGGCGGCGCGTTGGGGCAGAAACCCGCTAATTTTCACGACACATTGGTAAAAGCCCAGAGCGACGGCGCCATTTTCTGGAAAATCTCCACCGGCAGGGGTAACATGCCGCCATTTAAAGATGTGTTCACCGACGAGCAGCGCTGGCAGCTCGTGGCCTACATCCGTCATTTAGGCAAAACTGAATAA
- a CDS encoding c-type cytochrome: MRYHSLKLSASLLLLFALGFTHKSDRQSDVVNDKNGGLFLPDGFEATVVVDSLPGRARHIAVNDNGDIYVKARFSGKGKSVIALRDTNGDGRADIIKHFGGRDGEGVYGTAMRIYKGYLYFSSELIVSRYKLNPGELVPSGEEEIILTDDHAHGMHEHIAKPVTFDDKGFMYVPFGANSNACQDDNRIPSSSGLDPCPILEDHGGIWRFDANKKGQLQKDGLKFATGLRSVVALDWNFADNNLYALQHGRDDLLRLFPQLFSPWQSAMLPSEEFLRIKEGTHAGWPYCYWDQMQGKKILNPEYGGDGKEVGRCGEYEKPLIGFPGHWAPNDILFYQGNHFPERYKNGSFIAFHGSTNRAPYPQSSYFIGFVPFKNGQPAGDYEVFADGFAGVDPIVNVSDAVYRPMGLAIGPDGALYIAETEKGKIWKVTYKGDKKKFTKTALVKMEKRKSMSNIRTPDEVADNLDKDKPVAGGKVYSVYCSACHQRNGMGDMQRFPPLGGAEWVTGDKERLIKVLLKGLEGPLEVKGQSYNNVMPQHSFLKDEEIAEVLTHIRSNFGNTASAVSADEVSKVRAAVEKTN; the protein is encoded by the coding sequence ATGCGCTACCATTCTCTCAAACTCTCAGCTTCGCTTCTGCTGCTTTTTGCATTGGGTTTTACCCATAAGAGTGACCGGCAAAGTGACGTGGTTAATGACAAGAACGGCGGCCTGTTCCTACCGGACGGCTTTGAAGCAACCGTTGTGGTGGACAGCCTGCCCGGCCGCGCCCGCCACATTGCCGTGAATGACAATGGTGATATTTATGTAAAAGCGCGTTTTTCCGGAAAAGGGAAATCCGTGATTGCGCTGCGCGATACCAATGGCGACGGCCGTGCAGACATTATTAAACATTTTGGTGGACGTGACGGTGAAGGTGTTTACGGAACTGCCATGCGCATTTACAAAGGATATCTTTATTTCAGTTCAGAACTGATTGTTTCACGTTACAAACTGAATCCGGGCGAGCTTGTTCCGTCTGGCGAGGAAGAAATAATCCTTACCGACGACCACGCGCACGGCATGCACGAGCACATTGCAAAGCCGGTCACATTTGATGACAAAGGATTTATGTATGTGCCATTTGGCGCTAATTCCAATGCCTGTCAGGATGATAACCGAATCCCCTCATCCAGCGGCCTCGATCCTTGCCCTATCCTCGAAGATCACGGCGGGATCTGGCGTTTTGACGCGAATAAGAAAGGTCAGTTGCAGAAAGACGGCCTGAAATTCGCGACCGGCTTGCGGAGCGTAGTGGCGCTCGACTGGAATTTTGCTGATAATAATTTATATGCATTGCAGCATGGCCGGGACGATTTATTGCGCCTGTTCCCGCAGCTTTTTTCTCCCTGGCAAAGCGCTATGCTTCCTTCCGAGGAGTTTTTACGGATCAAAGAGGGCACGCATGCAGGCTGGCCTTATTGTTATTGGGATCAAATGCAGGGCAAAAAGATCCTTAACCCTGAGTATGGCGGTGATGGGAAAGAAGTGGGCCGCTGCGGCGAGTATGAAAAACCGCTGATCGGTTTTCCTGGCCACTGGGCTCCGAATGACATTCTGTTTTACCAGGGAAACCATTTTCCGGAACGCTACAAAAACGGCTCCTTTATCGCATTCCACGGTTCTACCAACCGCGCTCCTTACCCGCAGTCAAGCTATTTTATTGGATTTGTTCCTTTCAAAAATGGCCAGCCAGCAGGTGATTATGAGGTCTTCGCAGACGGCTTTGCTGGCGTAGATCCGATTGTGAATGTCAGCGACGCGGTTTATCGACCAATGGGCCTGGCGATTGGTCCTGATGGTGCGCTTTACATTGCGGAGACAGAAAAAGGGAAGATCTGGAAAGTGACTTACAAAGGCGATAAAAAGAAATTTACAAAAACGGCTTTGGTCAAAATGGAAAAGAGAAAATCCATGTCCAACATCCGCACGCCGGACGAAGTTGCCGACAACCTGGACAAGGATAAGCCCGTCGCCGGTGGGAAGGTTTACAGCGTTTACTGCTCAGCTTGTCATCAGCGAAACGGCATGGGCGATATGCAGCGTTTTCCACCTTTGGGCGGTGCCGAATGGGTAACCGGAGACAAGGAACGCCTTATAAAAGTATTGCTCAAAGGGCTGGAAGGGCCGTTGGAAGTGAAAGGGCAATCCTATAACAATGTAATGCCCCAACACAGCTTTTTAAAAGATGAAGAAATCGCAGAAGTTCTGACGCATATCCGCAGTAATTTTGGAAACACCGCCAGCGCCGTTTCTGCTGATGAAGTTTCGAAAGTCAGAGCAGCCGTTGAAAAAACAAATTAG